A window from Apteryx mantelli isolate bAptMan1 chromosome 27, bAptMan1.hap1, whole genome shotgun sequence encodes these proteins:
- the LOC136994286 gene encoding peptide methionine sulfoxide reductase MsrA-like, translated as MPGHTVLPSPAEALPGRAERLPVAATHAVNGNPTLPPFPAEMQVAIFGMGCFWGAERLFWKTPGVFSTQVGYAGGFTPNPTYKEVRSGMTGHAEVVRVVFDPQKISYEDLLKLFWENHDPTQGMRQQEDVGTQYRSVIYTLGPEQGEAARRSMAAYQEELSKRRRGAITTAIEPAGDFFYAEDCHQQYLHKVPGGYCGLKGTGVTCPVAP; from the exons ATGCCGGGGCACACGGTGCTGCCCAGCCCCGCGGAGGCTCTGCCGGGCAGAGCAGAGCGGCTGCCGGTGGCAG CCACGCATGCTGTCAACGGGAACCCCACGCTCCCGCCGTTCCCCGCCGAGATGCAGGTGGCGATTTTCG GCATGGGGTGCTTCTGGGGAGCGGAGCGGCTCTTCTGGAAGACGCCGGGGGTCTTCTCCACCCAGGTGGGCTACGCCGGAGGCTTCACCCCCAACCCCACCTACAAAGAGGTCCGCTCAG GGATGACCGGGCACGCCGAGGTGGTGAGGGTCGTCTTCGACCCCCAGAAGATCAGCTACGAGGACCTTCTCAAGCTCTTCTGGGAGAACCACGACCCCACGCAAG gCATGAGGCAGCAGGAGGACGTGGGCACCCAGTACCGCTCCGTCATCTACACCCTGGGCCCCGAGCAGGGCGAAGCCGCCCGCCGGAGCATGGCAGCTTACCAGGAG GAGCTGAGcaagcggcggcggggggccatCACCACCGCCATCGAGCCGGCCGGCGACTTCTTCTACGCCGAGGACTGCCACCAGCAGTACCTGCACAAGGTGCCCGGCGGCTACTGTGGCCTCAAGGGCACCGGTGTCACCTGCCCCGTCGCCCCATGA